Proteins encoded together in one Heliangelus exortis chromosome 13, bHelExo1.hap1, whole genome shotgun sequence window:
- the CTU2 gene encoding LOW QUALITY PROTEIN: cytoplasmic tRNA 2-thiolation protein 2 (The sequence of the model RefSeq protein was modified relative to this genomic sequence to represent the inferred CDS: inserted 2 bases in 1 codon; deleted 2 bases in 2 codons), with protein MQPPAALREVRAGLCCHRHPARDGFCRGCFREYFVHKFRAVLGKNRVIFPGEKVLLALSGGASSSAMLRQVQEGLSRETAKRLRFIPSLLYIDEGSVCGQNPTQREQNLTHMETLLQATGFPYHLAHLEQALELPASILRPGPEPGAGSNPSYKEAVGGFIQQQKXERRGTGMVAPPCPASAPRTHTQRDPPSACPPPALTQELLRLFEAVETSTAREELLQMLRTHLMVQTARSRGYTKVMTGESCTRVAIKLLTNLALGRGAFLAVDTGFVDKRHGDVLVVRPMREYTAKEIAFYNHFFSVPTLVTPPLFTKRREKPSIHRLVERFLLGLQEDFPSTITTVYRTGEKLSPAPAVANSESERCLLCLCALDIAGEEELALEPTLIIEEPELENRGCQDGPPAAGAERKAAYIPLLCYGCRLTFKELGPLATLPPYVRAEAQRRICGEDTKQQNQEAPLEDKEPSKS; from the exons ATGCAG CCACCCGCAGCCCTGCGTGAAGTGCgggcagggctctgctgccatcGTCATCCGGCAAGGGACGGGTTCTGCCG GGGCTGCTTCCGTGAGTACTTTGTGCACAAGTTCCGGGCCGTGCTGGGCAAGAACCGGGTCATCTTCCCGGGAGAGAAG gtgctgctggcacTGTCAGGGGGAGCGTCCTCCAGTGCCATGCTCCGGCAGGTCCAGGAG GGGCTCAGCAGGGAGACAGCCAAGAGGCTCCGCTTCATCCCCAGCCTCCTCTACATCGATG AGGGATCGGTGTGCGGGCAGAACCCGACCCAGCGG GAGCAGAACCTGACCCACATGGAGACCCTGCTGCAGGCAACGGGCTTCCCGTACCACCTGGCACACCTGGAGCAG gcgCTGGAGCTCCCGGCGTCCATCCTGAGGCCGGGGCCAGAACCAGGTGCTGGGTCCAACCCTTCCTACAAGGAGGCTGTGGGTGGCTtcatccagcagcagaa cgagaggagggggacagggatggtGGCACCTCCCTGCCCGGCCTCAGCACCCAGGACACACACCCAGAGGGACCCTCCCAGCGCCTGCCCCCCCCCCGCCctcacccaggagctgctgcgGCTCTTTGAGGCCGTGGAGACATCGACAgccagagaggagctgctgcagatgtTGAG GACCCACCTCATGGTGCAGACAGCCCGGAGCAGGGGTTACACCAAGGTGATGACAGGGGAGAGCTGCACCCGGGTGGCCATCAAGCTCCTCACCAACCTGGCGCTGGGGCGCGGAGCCTTCCTGGCCGTGGACACG GGCTTCGTGGACAAGCGCCACGGGGACGTGCTGGTGGTGAGGCCCATGCGG GAATACACGGCCAAGGAGATCGCCTTCTACAACCACTTCTTCAGCGTCCCCACCTTGGTCACACCACCCCTCTTCACCAAG cGCCGGGAGAAGCCGAGCATCCACCGCCTGGTCGAACGCttcctcctggggctgcaggaggattTCCCCTCCACCATCACCACTGTCTACAG GACGGGGGAGAAGCTGAGCCCAGCCCCAGCCGTGGCCAACAGCGAGTCCGAGcgctgcctgctctgcctgtgtGCCCTGGACATTGCTGGGG AGGAGGAGTTGGCTCTGGAGCCCACGCTGATCATTGAGGAGCCGGAGTTGGAGAACAGGGGCTGCCAGGACggccccccagcagcagg ggCTGAGAGGAAAGCTGCCTACATCCCACTGCTGTGCTACGGCTGCCGCCTCACCTTCAAGGAGCTG GGTCCCCTTGCCACGCTGCCACCCTACGTGCGTGCTGAGGCCCAGCGCAGGATCTGCGG AGAGgacacaaagcagcagaaccagGAAGCCCCCCTGGAGGACAAGGAGCCCAGCAAGAGCTGA
- the MVD gene encoding diphosphomevalonate decarboxylase, producing MFRSFLVAAAAQRPPGPGGTPRAPPAAPGPAAEALEAQFSCPICLEVFHRAQFPRTPPQWAWPRRGPIAAIGRRSPGRRRGSQWRGGNPRQVTVTWGEGAGPGAASRYRGLRGQRRRRWRRRRSGGWARGAGVTCTAPVNIAVIKYWGKRDNDLILPINSSLSITLHQDQLKTTTTATASRDFTEDRLWLNGEEADVGHPRVQACLREVRRLARKRRGGSAEDAAALSLSCKVHVATQNNFPTAAGLASSAAGYACLVSVLARLYGLEGDLSEVARRGSGSACRSMLGGFVQWQRGDRPDGRDSIAHQVAPETHWPQLRVLLLVVSEEKKQVGSTAGMQTSVDTSPLLKHRAEVVVPERLAQMTQHILQRDFEGFGKLAMQDSNQFHATCLDTFPPIFYLNDISRHIISLAHRFNAHHGHIKVAYTFDAGPNAVIFTLEDTVAEFVEVLMRSFPPAPNGDRFIQGLPVGSATLPEELVATVVRDPVPGAIRYILHTKPGPGPQLVDDPKQHLLGADGLPCHRA from the exons ATGTTCCGCAGCTTCCTGGTAGCGGCGGCGGCTCAGAGGCCCCCGGGCCCGGGAGGGACCCCCCGGGCACCCCCCGCTGCCCCCGGACCCGCGGCCGAGGCGCTGGAGGCTCAGTTCAGCTGCCCCATCTGTCTGGAGGTGTTCCACAGGGCC CAGTTCCCGCGCACGCCCCCTCAGTGGGCGTGGCCTCGCCGTGGTCCGATCGCTGCCATTGGACGCCGGTCCCCGGGGCGCCGCCGCGGCAGCCAATGGCGAGGCGGGAACCCTCGGCAGGTGACGGTCAcgtggggggagggggcggggcccgGGGCCGCCTCCCGGTACCGGGGGCTCCgggggcagcggcggcggcgatGGCGGCGGCGGAGGAGCGGGGGGTGGGCACGGGGGGCAGGGGTGACCTGCACGGCCCCCGTCAACATCGCCGTCATCAAATACT GGGGCAAACGGGACAATGACCTCATCCTGCCCATCAACTCCTCGCTCAGCATCACGCTGCACCAGGACCAG cTGAAGACCACCACCACGGCCACCGCCAGCCGGGACTTCACCGAGGACCGGCTGTGGCTGAACGGGGAGGAGGCCGACGTGGGGCACCCCCGGGTGCAGGCCTGCCTGCGGGAAG TCCGGCGTCTCGCCCGCAAGCGCCGCGGGGGCAGCGCCGAGGACGCGGCcgctctcagcctctcctgcaaAGTCCACGTGGCCACCCAGAACAacttccccactgctgctggcctggcctcctctgctgctggatACGCCTGTCTGG TCTCGGTTCTGGCCCGGCTCTATGGTCTGGAGGGGGACCTGTCAGAGGTGGCCCGGCGCGGGTCGGGCAGCGCCTGCCGCTCCATGCTGGGGGGGTTCGTGCAGTGGCAGAGGGGGGACAGACCCGATGGCAGGGACAGCATCGCCCACCAAGTGGCCCCAGAAACACACTGGCCCCAGCTCAGGGTCCTCCTCTTGGTg GTGAGTGAGGAGAAGAAGCAGGTGGGCAGCACGGCGGGGATGCAGACCAGCGTGGACACCAGCCCCTTGCTGAAG CACCGGGCAGAGGTGGTGGTTCCGGAGCGCCTGGCCCAGATGACCCAGCACATCCTGCAGAGGGATTTTGAGGGTTTTGGCAAGCTGGCCATGCAGGACAGCAACCAGTTCCACGCCACCTGCCTCGACACCTTCCCCCCCATCTTCTACCTCAACGACATCTCCCGCCACATCATCTCCTTGGCTCATCGCTTCAACGCCCACCACGGGCACATCAAG GTGGCCTACACCTTTGATGCTGGTCCCAACGCTGTCATCTTCACCCTGGAGGACACGGTGGCCGAGTTCGTGGAGGTGCTGATGCGCAGCTTCCCCCCCGCCCCCAATGGGGACCG GTTCATCCAGGGGCTGCCCGTGGGCTCGGCCACGCTGCCAGAGGAGCTGGTGGCCACCGTGGTGAGGGACCCGGTGCCGGGAGCCATCCGGTACATCCTGCACACCAAG CCTGGCCCTGGTCCCCAGCTCGTGGATGACCCCAagcagcacctcctgggagCTGATGGCCTCCCCTGCCACCGTGCCTGA
- the CYBA gene encoding cytochrome b-245 light chain — MGQIEWAMWANEQALAAGLILLTGGIVAVAGQFQGWYFAAYAIAAGVFVCLLEYPRSKRKKGSTMERCGQKYMTAVVKVFGPLTRNYYIRAILHAALAVPAGFLLSTILGTVCLGIASGIYLLAAVRGEEWRPIEQQPRERLQVEDTMKQPPSNPPPRPPPDARKKQGVEVGGQVNPIPVEAE; from the exons ATGGGGCAGATCGAGTGGGCCATGTGGGCTAACGAGCAGGCGCTGGCCGCTGGGCTCA TCCTGCTGACGGGTGGCATCGTGGCGGTGGCGGGGCAGTTCCAGGGCTGGTACTTCGCAGCCTATGCCAT TGCTGCCGGGGTCTTTGTCTGCCTGCTGGAGTACCCcaggagcaagaggaaaaagggcTCCACCATGGAGAGGTG TGGGCAGAAGTACATGACAGCAGTGGTGAAGGTGTTTGGGCCCCTCACAAGGAATTATTACATCCGAGCCATCCTGCACGCGGC cctggctgtccctgctggGTTCCTCCTCTCCACCATCCTGGGCACCGTCTGCTTGGGCATTGCCAGTGGCATCTACCTGCTG GCTGCGGTGCGTGGGGAGGAGTGGAGACCCATCGAGCAGCAGCCCCgggagaggctgcaggtggAGGACACCATGAAGCAGCCCCCCAGCAACCCCCCACCCCGGCCCCCCCCTGACGCCCGCAAGAAGCAGGGGGTGGAGGTTGGGGGGCAGGTGAACCCCATCCCTGTCGAGGCTgagtga
- the IL17C gene encoding interleukin-17C — translation MGWLGVLVLLSTLGLCRSLRRPPPHHPHCYGAAELGEGEAPPHLLGRSLRWDHQGPVQLVPHLERLQEHGGSHRRHRRHREGSCPALQLRVGLHSEHNERSISPWRYRIDEDENRYPRKLAFAECLCSGCVDVKTGRETTSLNSVAIHQTMMVLRRKPCPRTSGTGLVTFEVDYIKVPVGCTCVLPRTGH, via the exons ATG ggctggctgggggtcctggtgctgctgagcaccCTGGGGCTGTGCCGCAGCCTGCGTCGccccccaccccatcacccTCACTGCTACGGGGCGGCTGAGCTGGGGGAAGGCGAAGCCCCCCCGCACCTGCTGGGCCGCAGCCTGCGCTGGGACCACCAGGGGCCGGTCCAGTTGGTACCGCACCTGGAGCGGCTGCAGGAACACGGCGGGAGCCACCGAAGGCACCGACGGCACCGGGAAGGCTCCTGCCCCGCGCTGCAGCTCCGGGTCGGGCTCCACAGCGAGCACAACGAGCGCTCCATCTCCCCCTGGCGATACCG CATCGACGAGGACGAGAACCGCTACCCACGCAAGTTGGCATTCGCCGAGTGCCTCTGCAGCGGCTGCGTGGACGTCAAGACGGGGCGGGAGACCACGTCCCTCAACTCGGTAGCCATCCACCAGACCATGATGGTCCTGAGACGGAAACCCTGCCCTCGGACCAGCGGCACGGGGCTCGTCACCTTCGAGGTGGATTACATCAAGGTGCCCGTGGGCTGCACCTGCGTCCTGCCCCGCACCGGACACTGA